One Chitinophaga varians DNA window includes the following coding sequences:
- a CDS encoding DUF1624 domain-containing protein: MNTTSPYRVASIDVLRGLVMVIMALDHTRDFFHRTAMTADPLNPATTTMMLYFTRWITHFCAPTFVFLSGVSAFLAAQKKTKREASLFLIKRGLWLVVVEVTVITLGLTFNPFFNFVILQVIWAIGWSMVILGLLSWWSWNAVLAAGLLLFFGHNVIDYMKLPAEGPASVMWLMLFTSRGGIVPLNATHLIGAFYAILPWTGIMLLGYCIGRWFTRDFPAEKRRQRLIITGTALIAMFVLLRWINGYGNPVPRKIYPDLWSNVLSFLDTSKYPPSLQFAGMTLGPALLALAAFERLQHAKNSVLAVYGRVPFFYYVLHFYLLHTVLVIAFFVAGYHHGQIAQIPFWFRPADFGYALPGVYLVWAAVVLALYRPCRWFDRYRSTHRQWWLSYL; encoded by the coding sequence ATGAACACAACCTCTCCTTACAGGGTAGCTTCCATCGACGTGCTGCGTGGCCTGGTGATGGTGATCATGGCGCTGGACCATACCCGCGATTTTTTTCATCGTACGGCCATGACGGCAGATCCGCTCAATCCGGCCACTACTACAATGATGCTGTATTTTACCCGTTGGATCACACACTTCTGCGCGCCGACCTTTGTTTTCCTCTCCGGTGTCTCTGCTTTCCTGGCGGCACAAAAGAAAACAAAAAGAGAGGCATCGCTATTTCTGATCAAAAGAGGATTGTGGCTGGTAGTGGTGGAAGTAACGGTGATCACGCTGGGGCTGACTTTCAACCCCTTCTTTAACTTTGTGATACTACAGGTGATATGGGCCATCGGATGGAGCATGGTCATATTGGGGCTGCTCAGCTGGTGGTCGTGGAACGCTGTGCTGGCAGCTGGCTTGCTGCTGTTCTTCGGGCATAACGTGATCGACTATATGAAATTGCCTGCGGAAGGGCCGGCGTCTGTTATGTGGTTGATGTTGTTCACTTCCCGCGGCGGAATAGTGCCGCTTAATGCCACTCATTTGATAGGCGCGTTCTATGCCATATTACCCTGGACCGGCATTATGTTGTTAGGCTATTGCATCGGGCGCTGGTTCACCCGCGATTTCCCGGCAGAGAAGAGAAGACAACGGCTTATTATCACCGGCACGGCGCTGATAGCCATGTTCGTCCTGTTGCGGTGGATAAATGGCTATGGTAATCCTGTGCCCCGTAAGATTTATCCTGATCTTTGGTCCAATGTATTATCGTTTCTGGATACAAGTAAATACCCGCCGTCCCTGCAGTTTGCCGGGATGACCCTCGGGCCGGCTTTATTGGCATTGGCGGCATTTGAAAGGCTGCAACACGCGAAGAACAGTGTACTGGCGGTTTACGGCCGGGTACCTTTTTTCTACTACGTGTTACATTTTTATCTGCTACACACGGTGTTGGTGATTGCTTTTTTTGTGGCGGGATATCATCATGGGCAGATAGCGCAGATACCGTTCTGGTTCCGGCCTGCCGATTTCGGATATGCGTTGCCGGGAGTATATCTTGTGTGGGCTGCGGTGGTATTGGCTTTGTATAGGCCTTGCCGTTGGTTTGACCGTTACAGGTCCACGCACCGGCAGTGGTGGTTAAGTTACCTGTAA
- a CDS encoding glycine-rich domain-containing protein, whose translation MTTTTNITPRIREGTTFRQDPLWQGITAFQLDDPTAALPFSRKLARENNWDEHFTGRAIAEYRKFVYLCCISPTGASPSYVIDQVWHKHLLYTENYWEEFCTKVLGRKLHHHPSKGGPPEQARHNDWFQETLRSYQTVFGESPPTDIWHNNPRPPRKSPRSCFFPRLLPLLLFLSLLLTGCTPGNAVFGLIVLALLAFHTVRKNIKGESGDGSSGSSCSSGSSCGSSCGSSCGSGCGGGCGGCGGS comes from the coding sequence ATGACAACAACCACAAACATCACACCCCGTATCCGCGAAGGGACGACATTCAGACAAGACCCGCTATGGCAAGGGATTACAGCATTTCAGTTGGATGATCCCACGGCAGCGCTTCCCTTCTCGCGAAAACTGGCCCGGGAAAACAACTGGGACGAACACTTCACCGGCAGGGCCATTGCAGAGTACCGTAAATTTGTCTACCTCTGCTGCATCTCCCCTACCGGCGCCTCGCCCTCCTATGTGATCGACCAGGTATGGCACAAGCACCTGCTTTACACGGAGAACTACTGGGAAGAATTCTGTACAAAAGTCCTCGGCCGGAAATTACACCACCATCCCTCCAAAGGCGGGCCGCCGGAACAGGCCAGGCACAACGACTGGTTCCAGGAAACCCTCCGGTCATATCAGACCGTTTTTGGCGAAAGCCCTCCTACAGACATCTGGCACAACAACCCACGCCCTCCACGAAAAAGCCCCCGCTCCTGCTTCTTTCCACGGCTTCTGCCTCTTCTCTTATTCCTTAGCCTGCTGCTGACGGGCTGTACTCCCGGTAACGCAGTATTTGGGCTGATAGTACTTGCGCTCCTGGCTTTTCATACTGTACGCAAAAACATCAAAGGCGAAAGCGGCGACGGCTCTTCCGGCAGCTCATGCAGCAGCGGCAGTTCCTGCGGAAGCAGTTGCGGCAGCAGCTGTGGCAGCGGATGCGGCGGAGGATGCGGTGGTTGCGGTGGCAGCTGA
- a CDS encoding ABC transporter permease produces MIRNYFKIAVRNLARSKGYAAINIFGLAVALATCLLITLFVVDELSYDRYHQKADRIYRVNADFLVNGNAFRERYTPAQMGATMLKDFPGIENYVRLRGFGERSFLVKKGNETLMEQNAGYADSTLFDVFTLPMMAGDPKTALTKPYTMVISQKIAEKYFGKTEAAIGKVLHVDNTDDYLVTGVIQNMPAASHIHFDFIKSMASLEDSRNTAWMADNYDTYLLVRPGVSEATLLGYLKTLTKNYMDEPLKKMVGSNIEELERSGNHFRYDLLPLTKIHLHSPFTNEVEPGGNIQYVYIFAVVAVFILLIACVNFMNLSTARSAGRSKEVGVRKVLGSQRTNLITQFLTESMLTTLIAALAAIVLALLLLPYLNQVAGKSITWDMLLNKWLLLGMLLTVFVVGLLAGSYPAFFLSSFEPIQVLKGKLAIGFRGGWLRNSLVVFQFSTAVMLIVGTLIIYSQLNYIRNKKLGYNREQVVVLKNTASLWVHAEAFKDEVLKLPGVQAGTMTDVLPVSTVMNTSIFSKDAAGSAGQVSGLFEWHVDADYLKTLGMQIAKGRDFSPDIPSDSSALLINETAAKLLGYGDLNDRFLYANNEGGKPLRIIGIVKDFNSGTLHTKIPPIVMRLSKRPDMMAFRIHTSDIPALISNIEDKYHSVAGMEGQPFQYTFLDDDFSRLYAADQRTGKIFISFTCFAVLISCLGLFGLVTYAAEQRTKEISIRKVMGASVASIVALLSRDFLKLVAVAIVVASPLAWWIMDRWLQDFAYRISIGWWVFAVTAFLAILITIVTICLQAIKAARANPVVALR; encoded by the coding sequence ATGATCAGGAACTACTTTAAAATCGCTGTCAGGAACCTTGCGCGCAGCAAGGGATATGCCGCTATCAATATCTTCGGACTGGCAGTGGCGCTGGCCACCTGTCTGCTGATCACACTTTTTGTGGTGGACGAGCTGAGTTATGACCGCTACCATCAGAAAGCAGACCGCATCTACCGCGTAAATGCGGATTTCCTGGTGAACGGTAATGCCTTTCGTGAGCGGTACACGCCCGCACAGATGGGCGCTACCATGCTGAAGGACTTTCCTGGCATCGAAAATTATGTAAGGCTGCGTGGTTTCGGAGAGCGTTCGTTCCTGGTCAAAAAAGGCAATGAAACGCTCATGGAACAGAATGCCGGCTACGCCGACTCTACGCTGTTTGATGTGTTTACCTTACCTATGATGGCCGGCGATCCCAAAACGGCGCTGACCAAACCTTATACGATGGTCATCTCCCAAAAAATAGCGGAGAAATACTTCGGTAAAACGGAAGCCGCTATTGGTAAGGTCCTGCACGTTGATAATACTGATGATTACCTGGTGACCGGCGTTATTCAGAATATGCCGGCGGCCTCACATATCCACTTCGATTTTATCAAGTCGATGGCCAGCCTGGAAGACAGCCGTAACACTGCTTGGATGGCTGACAACTACGACACCTACCTGCTGGTAAGGCCAGGCGTCAGCGAAGCCACCCTGCTCGGGTATCTCAAAACGCTGACCAAAAACTATATGGACGAGCCGCTGAAAAAAATGGTCGGCAGCAATATCGAAGAGCTGGAAAGAAGCGGCAACCATTTTCGTTATGACTTATTACCGCTCACTAAAATACACCTGCATTCTCCATTTACCAATGAAGTGGAACCGGGCGGCAATATCCAGTACGTATATATATTCGCGGTAGTAGCGGTATTTATTCTGCTGATTGCCTGCGTGAATTTTATGAACCTCTCAACTGCCCGCTCTGCTGGACGTTCGAAGGAAGTGGGCGTACGTAAGGTACTGGGCTCGCAGCGCACCAATCTCATTACGCAGTTCCTGACAGAGTCCATGCTGACAACCCTGATCGCCGCATTGGCAGCGATTGTGCTGGCTTTACTGTTGCTGCCTTATCTCAATCAGGTGGCAGGCAAATCCATTACATGGGACATGTTGCTGAATAAATGGCTGCTGCTGGGCATGCTGCTCACCGTTTTTGTGGTAGGATTGCTGGCAGGCAGTTACCCGGCATTCTTCCTTTCGTCCTTTGAGCCGATACAGGTGCTGAAAGGTAAGCTGGCCATTGGTTTCCGGGGAGGATGGCTGCGCAACAGCCTCGTGGTCTTCCAGTTCTCCACGGCCGTGATGCTGATCGTGGGTACGCTGATCATTTATAGTCAACTGAATTATATCCGCAACAAAAAACTGGGTTACAACCGCGAACAGGTGGTGGTACTGAAAAATACGGCGTCGCTCTGGGTACATGCCGAAGCCTTTAAAGACGAAGTGTTGAAACTGCCGGGCGTACAAGCCGGTACCATGACCGACGTACTGCCGGTGTCCACTGTGATGAACACCAGTATTTTTTCCAAAGATGCGGCAGGCAGCGCCGGGCAGGTAAGTGGTTTGTTCGAATGGCATGTAGATGCGGATTATTTGAAAACACTCGGAATGCAGATCGCCAAAGGCCGGGATTTCTCGCCGGATATTCCATCCGATAGCAGTGCCCTGCTGATCAATGAAACAGCAGCTAAATTGCTGGGTTATGGCGACCTGAATGACCGTTTCCTGTATGCAAATAATGAAGGAGGCAAACCGCTGCGGATCATAGGTATAGTAAAAGACTTCAACAGTGGCACCCTCCACACTAAAATACCGCCTATTGTCATGCGGCTGTCGAAACGGCCGGACATGATGGCTTTCCGTATCCATACCAGCGATATCCCGGCACTGATCAGCAACATAGAAGATAAGTACCACAGTGTGGCCGGTATGGAAGGCCAGCCTTTTCAATACACTTTCCTGGACGATGATTTCAGCCGGTTGTATGCGGCAGACCAGCGCACCGGTAAGATATTTATTTCCTTTACCTGCTTCGCGGTCCTGATTTCGTGCCTCGGTTTGTTCGGGCTGGTGACCTATGCTGCCGAGCAGCGTACCAAAGAAATAAGCATCCGCAAGGTGATGGGCGCCAGCGTGGCCAGCATTGTAGCATTGCTGTCCCGCGACTTCCTGAAGCTGGTGGCGGTGGCTATCGTAGTGGCGTCACCGTTGGCCTGGTGGATCATGGACCGCTGGCTGCAGGATTTCGCCTACCGTATCAGTATCGGATGGTGGGTATTTGCCGTCACGGCCTTCCTGGCCATCCTCATTACCATCGTCACCATATGCCTCCAGGCAATAAAGGCAGCGAGGGCCAATCCGGTGGTGGCGTTGCGTTAA